A single region of the Biomaibacter acetigenes genome encodes:
- the nifJ gene encoding pyruvate:ferredoxin (flavodoxin) oxidoreductase — protein MPKTMKSMDGNAAAAHVAYAFTDVAAIYPITPSSPMAEHVDEWSAHGRKNIFGQEVRVVEMQSEAGAAGAVHGSLAAGALTTTFTASQGLLLMIPNMYKIAGELLPGVFHVSARAVASHALSIFGDHSDVMACRQTGFALLASGSVQEVMDLGGVAHLSAIKGRVPFLHFFDGFRTSHEIQKIEVMDYEELKKLVDFEAVREFRKRALNPEHPVTRGTAQNPDIFFQAREACNPYYLAVPEIVEAYMAEISKITGREYHLFNYYGHPEAERIIVAMGSVCETIEETVDYLMAKGEKVGVLKVHLYRPFSVKHFLESIPKTIKKIAVLDRTKEPGSQGEPLYQDVCTAYFENKVHPVIVGGRYGLGSKDTTPSQIKAVFDNLKASEPKNHFTIGIVDDVTNTSLKVEEDINTTAEGTVCCKFWGFGSDGTVGANKSAIKIIGDNTDMYAQGYFAYDSKKSGGVTISHLRFGKKPIKSTYLIDKADFIACHKQSYIGQYDVLSGLKDGGTFLLNTQWSPEELEEKLPASVKRFLAKHNINFYIINAVDIAQKLGLGGRINMIMQSAFFKLANIIPIEKAVEELKKAIVESYGHKGEKVVNMNYKAVDSGIDALVKVEIPAAWAEALDEAAAAKEVPDFIKNVADVMNRQEGDKLPVSAFVGREDGTFPQGTAAYEKRGIAVNVPEWQPDNCIQCNQCSYVCPHAAIRPFLLSEAEVKNAPEGFVSKKATGKGFEGLNFRIQVSVLDCTGCGVCANTCPAKQKALVMKPLESQSGQIPNWDYAMNLSPKQNPMGIDTVKGSQFEQPLLEFSGACAGCGETPYAKLVTQLFGDRMMIANATGCSSIWGGSAPSTPYCTNRDGHGPSWANSLFEDNAEFGYGMYLAVKQTREKLAYLIKEAMKMDISPELKEAFQIWLDNMNDGKGSKKAALAIIPLLKKYEAADERAKKLLTEILDMKEYLVKKSQWIFGGDGWAYDIGFGGLDHVLASGEDVNILVFDTEVYSNTGGQSSKATPTGAVAQFAAAGKKTRKKDLGRIAMSYGYVYVAQVAMGANQNQLIKALIEAESYPGPSLIIAYAPCINHGIKIGMGSSQLEEKKAVEAGYWHLYRYNPLLKEQGKNPFILDSKAPTASFKEFLMGEVRYSALAQTFPEKAEQLFKKAEEDAKDRYESYKKLAEM, from the coding sequence ATGCCTAAAACTATGAAGTCCATGGACGGCAACGCTGCCGCCGCCCATGTGGCGTATGCATTCACCGATGTGGCAGCAATCTATCCCATTACCCCTTCATCTCCCATGGCAGAGCATGTGGACGAGTGGAGCGCCCACGGCAGGAAAAATATTTTCGGCCAGGAAGTAAGGGTAGTGGAAATGCAATCTGAGGCCGGCGCCGCCGGCGCGGTACACGGTTCCCTGGCTGCAGGAGCTTTGACCACCACCTTTACGGCATCTCAGGGACTTTTGCTGATGATCCCCAACATGTATAAGATAGCCGGAGAGCTCTTGCCCGGTGTTTTTCACGTCAGCGCCAGGGCGGTGGCATCCCATGCCCTATCCATTTTCGGAGACCATTCCGATGTAATGGCCTGCCGGCAGACGGGGTTTGCACTTCTTGCTTCCGGCAGCGTCCAGGAAGTCATGGATCTCGGAGGAGTGGCCCATCTTTCAGCCATAAAAGGCCGCGTGCCATTCCTGCATTTCTTTGACGGGTTCAGGACATCCCATGAGATCCAAAAGATTGAGGTGATGGATTACGAAGAACTCAAAAAACTGGTGGATTTTGAGGCCGTAAGGGAGTTCAGGAAGAGGGCTTTGAATCCCGAGCATCCGGTGACCAGAGGCACCGCCCAGAACCCGGATATTTTCTTCCAGGCGCGGGAGGCATGCAACCCGTATTACCTGGCAGTGCCCGAGATTGTCGAAGCGTACATGGCCGAAATCAGCAAAATTACCGGTAGAGAATACCACCTGTTCAACTACTACGGCCATCCCGAGGCCGAAAGGATAATAGTGGCCATGGGCTCGGTGTGCGAGACCATCGAGGAGACCGTGGATTACCTCATGGCAAAAGGCGAAAAGGTCGGAGTACTGAAAGTGCACCTCTACAGGCCTTTTTCGGTGAAACATTTCCTTGAAAGCATACCCAAAACCATAAAGAAGATTGCGGTGCTTGACAGGACCAAGGAACCCGGTTCCCAGGGCGAACCCCTGTATCAGGACGTATGTACTGCATATTTTGAAAACAAAGTTCATCCTGTGATAGTGGGTGGCCGCTACGGCCTTGGCTCCAAGGATACCACGCCTTCCCAGATAAAGGCGGTTTTCGACAACCTAAAGGCTTCCGAGCCCAAAAATCACTTCACCATAGGCATCGTGGATGATGTTACCAACACGTCCCTTAAGGTGGAAGAAGATATAAACACCACTGCCGAGGGCACCGTGTGCTGCAAGTTCTGGGGCTTCGGCTCCGACGGAACGGTGGGTGCCAACAAGAGCGCCATAAAGATCATAGGCGACAACACCGACATGTATGCCCAGGGCTATTTTGCTTATGACTCCAAGAAGTCCGGAGGTGTAACCATATCGCACCTGCGCTTCGGCAAAAAGCCCATCAAGTCCACATATCTCATAGATAAGGCCGATTTCATCGCCTGCCACAAGCAGTCATATATCGGGCAGTACGACGTGCTGTCAGGTTTGAAGGACGGCGGTACCTTCCTGCTCAACACCCAGTGGTCCCCCGAGGAACTGGAGGAGAAGCTGCCGGCTTCGGTAAAAAGGTTCCTGGCAAAGCACAATATCAACTTCTATATTATAAATGCTGTGGATATTGCTCAGAAATTAGGCCTTGGCGGCAGGATTAACATGATAATGCAGTCTGCCTTCTTCAAACTGGCCAATATTATTCCTATTGAGAAGGCAGTGGAGGAACTCAAGAAGGCCATTGTGGAATCTTACGGCCACAAGGGCGAAAAGGTCGTGAACATGAACTACAAAGCAGTGGACAGCGGCATTGACGCTCTGGTGAAGGTGGAAATTCCCGCGGCCTGGGCTGAGGCCTTGGATGAAGCCGCGGCGGCCAAAGAAGTTCCCGATTTTATAAAGAATGTGGCGGATGTAATGAACCGTCAGGAAGGCGATAAGCTGCCGGTAAGCGCCTTTGTGGGCAGGGAAGACGGTACCTTCCCCCAGGGGACTGCAGCATATGAAAAGCGCGGCATCGCGGTGAATGTTCCCGAGTGGCAGCCTGACAACTGTATCCAGTGCAACCAGTGCTCCTATGTATGTCCCCATGCTGCCATAAGACCCTTCCTGCTGAGTGAGGCAGAGGTTAAGAACGCCCCTGAAGGATTTGTTTCCAAGAAGGCCACTGGCAAGGGCTTTGAGGGGCTGAACTTCCGCATTCAGGTGAGCGTGCTGGATTGCACCGGCTGCGGAGTATGCGCCAACACCTGCCCCGCAAAACAAAAGGCGCTGGTTATGAAGCCCCTGGAAAGCCAGAGCGGTCAGATTCCCAACTGGGATTATGCAATGAACCTTTCGCCAAAGCAAAATCCCATGGGTATCGATACAGTGAAGGGCAGCCAGTTCGAGCAGCCCCTCCTGGAGTTCTCGGGCGCCTGCGCAGGCTGTGGTGAAACTCCCTATGCAAAACTGGTGACACAGCTTTTCGGTGATAGAATGATGATTGCCAATGCCACGGGATGTTCATCCATCTGGGGAGGCAGCGCTCCTTCCACACCTTACTGCACCAACAGGGATGGGCACGGACCTTCCTGGGCCAACTCCCTGTTTGAGGACAATGCCGAGTTTGGATATGGCATGTATCTGGCGGTAAAACAGACCAGGGAAAAATTGGCATACCTTATTAAGGAAGCCATGAAAATGGATATTTCACCGGAGCTTAAAGAGGCCTTCCAGATCTGGCTGGACAATATGAATGACGGCAAAGGCTCCAAGAAAGCAGCCCTTGCCATCATCCCGCTGCTTAAAAAATATGAAGCCGCTGATGAAAGGGCAAAGAAGCTTCTGACCGAGATTCTTGACATGAAGGAATATCTTGTGAAAAAATCCCAGTGGATCTTCGGCGGAGACGGATGGGCCTACGACATAGGCTTTGGAGGCTTAGATCATGTGCTGGCATCCGGCGAGGATGTGAATATACTGGTGTTTGACACCGAGGTTTACTCCAATACCGGTGGACAGTCTTCAAAAGCTACTCCCACCGGCGCTGTGGCTCAGTTTGCCGCCGCAGGAAAGAAGACCAGGAAGAAAGACCTGGGAAGGATTGCCATGAGCTACGGCTATGTGTATGTGGCCCAGGTGGCCATGGGAGCCAACCAGAACCAGCTTATAAAGGCTCTCATCGAAGCCGAAAGCTATCCCGGACCATCCCTCATCATCGCCTATGCTCCCTGTATCAACCATGGTATCAAGATCGGCATGGGCTCAAGCCAGCTGGAGGAGAAGAAGGCCGTGGAGGCCGGGTACTGGCACCTGTACCGCTACAACCCGCTCTTGAAGGAACAGGGCAAGAATCCCTTCATACTGGATTCCAAGGCGCCAACCGCTTCCTTCAAGGAGTTCCTCATGGGGGAGGTGCGCTACTCAGCTCTGGCTCAGACCTTCCCCGAAAAGGCTGAACAACTGTTCAAGAAAGCCGAAGAAGACGCCAAAGATAGATATGAAAGCTACAAAAAGCTGGCGGAAATGTAA
- a CDS encoding DNA polymerase IV encodes MLPIIHVDMNAFYASCHQAEDPALKGKPVLVAGDPKKRNGIILTASYEARRFGVKTAMPNWQAKRLCPQAIFIKPDYDLYVKTSSRVMDILGRFTPLVEVFSIDEAWLDVTGCEGLFGDSVTIAGKIQKAIRQELYLPCSVGVSCNKLLAKMASDMKKPMGLTVLAPEDVPQMLWPLPVDELFGVGHRMAERLREMNITTIGDLARVPEELLRQAFGLNGRYLHLAANGIDDSPVDPHSMDSARSMGHSTTLPRDVTGFEEAEMVLLSLSEQVGRRVRRENYMGRTVTITLRDASFGTITRSVTVPYTCATEDIYAAARKLLHAHWDGKTPLRLLGVSLSQLVKEFEQVSIFKEDEKKNKLNQVIDEIKDRFGDGAIFRAKLLKDDGLNERKLGKTANNAPALRGIR; translated from the coding sequence ATGCTTCCCATCATTCATGTGGATATGAATGCCTTTTACGCTTCCTGCCACCAGGCTGAAGATCCGGCCCTCAAGGGTAAGCCCGTGCTGGTGGCGGGGGACCCCAAAAAGCGCAACGGCATCATCCTCACCGCATCTTATGAGGCCCGAAGGTTCGGGGTGAAGACCGCCATGCCCAACTGGCAGGCGAAGAGACTGTGCCCTCAAGCCATTTTCATAAAACCTGACTATGACCTTTATGTCAAGACCAGCAGCAGGGTGATGGATATCCTGGGCAGGTTTACGCCTCTGGTGGAGGTGTTTAGCATCGATGAGGCCTGGCTGGATGTGACGGGGTGTGAAGGGCTTTTCGGGGACTCCGTCACCATTGCCGGAAAGATACAGAAGGCTATACGGCAGGAACTGTACCTCCCCTGCTCGGTGGGAGTTTCCTGCAATAAACTGCTGGCCAAGATGGCGTCTGACATGAAAAAACCTATGGGCCTTACAGTGCTGGCGCCGGAGGATGTGCCGCAGATGTTGTGGCCCCTGCCGGTGGATGAGTTGTTCGGTGTAGGGCACCGTATGGCCGAGCGCCTCAGGGAAATGAACATTACTACCATCGGAGACCTGGCCCGGGTGCCTGAAGAGCTCTTGCGGCAGGCCTTCGGATTGAATGGCCGCTATTTGCATCTTGCGGCCAACGGCATCGACGACAGTCCCGTGGACCCGCATTCCATGGACAGCGCCAGGTCCATGGGACATTCCACCACCCTTCCCAGGGATGTGACAGGTTTTGAGGAGGCGGAGATGGTGCTGCTTTCCCTTTCGGAGCAAGTGGGAAGGAGGGTGCGCCGGGAAAACTATATGGGCCGCACGGTCACCATTACGCTGAGGGATGCTTCCTTTGGGACTATCACCCGCTCCGTAACCGTACCGTATACATGTGCCACTGAAGACATATATGCCGCCGCCAGGAAACTGCTCCATGCCCACTGGGATGGTAAAACTCCCCTCAGGCTTCTGGGGGTAAGCCTTTCACAGCTCGTAAAGGAATTTGAACAGGTATCTATATTTAAAGAAGATGAAAAGAAAAACAAGCTCAACCAGGTCATAGATGAAATAAAAGACCGCTTTGGCGACGGTGCCATATTCCGGGCAAAGCTGCTGAAAGACGATGGCCTCAATGAGAGAAAGCTGGGCAAGACCGCCAACAATGCTCCGGCCCTGAGGGGGATCAGGTAA
- a CDS encoding D-alanine--D-alanine ligase family protein: MKVGVFWRRFRNVELQRKLTQDKIFDDAYDEAFQHYSAIREAGFDAVLIEWKKDPRETLQILNNEKVDLIFNASSLKEVAFLEAFGIPFVGSGLDLVATSKAARKKIVAYHKLPTPGFFVANSPDRIPEHHLKYPLFVKPVRGRGSAGISEENVVKNPEDLPGVVAKITQKIGQPALVEEFIQGREITVGIIGYENPKVLPILEIEYNSTITNTFEHKMLDHEIIHCPAKLTSEEQSRITDIAKRIYKVLNAKDFGRIDMILGRDGIPYFLELNTFAGLTMSSGKAHNGYMGYMAEALGMTAAEFIGSIIQSAIKRYGEETINALSKRDLMTS; the protein is encoded by the coding sequence TTGAAAGTAGGAGTATTTTGGAGGAGATTCAGAAATGTGGAGCTTCAAAGAAAGCTCACACAGGACAAGATCTTCGATGATGCTTACGATGAAGCCTTTCAACATTATTCGGCCATAAGGGAAGCCGGTTTTGACGCGGTCCTCATCGAATGGAAAAAGGACCCCCGGGAAACCCTTCAAATTCTGAACAATGAGAAAGTCGACCTGATTTTCAATGCCTCTTCCCTGAAGGAAGTCGCTTTTCTCGAAGCCTTCGGCATACCCTTCGTGGGCTCCGGACTGGACCTGGTGGCCACAAGCAAAGCCGCCCGCAAAAAGATAGTGGCCTATCATAAACTGCCTACCCCCGGATTCTTCGTGGCAAACAGCCCTGACAGAATCCCGGAACATCACCTCAAATATCCGCTTTTCGTAAAGCCTGTAAGAGGGCGCGGCAGCGCCGGAATAAGTGAAGAAAATGTGGTAAAAAACCCTGAAGACCTTCCGGGGGTTGTGGCCAAGATAACACAGAAAATCGGCCAACCCGCCCTTGTAGAGGAATTCATTCAAGGCAGGGAGATTACCGTAGGCATTATCGGTTATGAAAACCCAAAAGTTTTACCCATCCTTGAGATAGAGTATAATTCCACCATTACCAACACCTTTGAACACAAGATGCTAGATCATGAGATAATACACTGCCCTGCAAAGCTTACCTCCGAAGAACAAAGCAGGATCACCGATATAGCAAAAAGAATCTATAAGGTATTGAATGCAAAGGATTTTGGCCGGATAGACATGATCCTGGGCCGGGATGGCATACCTTATTTCCTGGAACTCAATACCTTTGCTGGACTCACCATGTCCTCCGGCAAAGCCCACAATGGCTACATGGGCTATATGGCCGAGGCTCTGGGCATGACGGCTGCGGAATTTATCGGCTCTATAATTCAAAGTGCCATAAAAAGATACGGTGAAGAAACAATAAACGCCCTATCAAAGCGGGACCTTATGACTTCATGA
- a CDS encoding Cof-type HAD-IIB family hydrolase: MNYDFKLIALDIDGTLITSHYTITARTRKALRAAMDSGMKVTIATGRFYHSARHIARSIGINAPLVCNDGALIKDVSTGKTSFFKPLPMEIARDILWIASKYRSFKVQIFMEDYKIFAGKDYRRTQIGRFIRFSRRYSAVGCYNYLRDFVFVPVKNAGNLTGAVEIMKEPPAKIVIYADPDELDIFKKELTEKFGDSIFLTTAIKNTVDILNGEVSKARGLAVLAESLGIKREEIIAIGDNINDMLMLEYAGLGVAMGNAQEMVKNRADYVTAGNDEDGIALFVEKLLQNEVGQRERIIVARKGLSHSEPPF; the protein is encoded by the coding sequence ATGAATTACGATTTCAAATTGATTGCCCTTGATATAGACGGTACTCTAATTACAAGCCATTATACCATTACCGCCCGAACCCGAAAGGCCCTGCGCGCCGCTATGGATTCCGGGATGAAGGTCACCATAGCCACGGGAAGGTTTTACCACAGCGCCAGGCACATTGCGAGGAGCATTGGCATCAATGCGCCGCTGGTGTGCAATGACGGAGCCCTGATAAAGGATGTATCTACGGGCAAGACGAGTTTTTTCAAACCCCTGCCCATGGAGATAGCCCGTGACATTTTGTGGATTGCCTCAAAATACAGGAGCTTTAAGGTGCAGATTTTTATGGAGGACTACAAGATATTTGCCGGAAAGGATTACCGTAGAACCCAAATCGGGCGTTTTATCAGGTTCTCCCGCAGGTATTCCGCTGTGGGGTGCTACAATTACCTGAGGGATTTTGTGTTTGTGCCGGTGAAAAATGCCGGAAATCTTACAGGAGCGGTTGAAATAATGAAGGAGCCTCCTGCAAAAATAGTCATTTACGCGGACCCAGATGAACTGGATATTTTTAAAAAGGAGCTCACAGAAAAGTTCGGCGACAGTATTTTTTTGACAACGGCTATCAAAAACACCGTGGATATATTAAACGGCGAAGTGTCAAAGGCCAGGGGGCTGGCGGTGCTAGCTGAGAGCCTGGGGATAAAGAGGGAGGAAATTATTGCCATAGGCGACAACATCAATGATATGCTCATGCTGGAATACGCAGGCCTGGGTGTAGCCATGGGCAACGCCCAGGAAATGGTGAAGAACAGGGCGGACTATGTGACGGCCGGGAATGATGAAGACGGCATAGCCCTTTTTGTAGAAAAATTGCTGCAGAACGAGGTAGGGCAGCGTGAAAGGATAATTGTTGCAAGAAAAGGCCTTTCACACAGCGAGCCGCCGTTTTAA
- a CDS encoding tetratricopeptide repeat protein produces the protein MELKKFTALIISAGLIVTGCSMLPSPGSTIKAPRVASAQVEEKEDAAAIAQNFLPAGAKFFPPSNPDKVGAVREKDLDGDLQDEIVATYKVGDNASDVGAMVLKKKEGKWQKVWEQKGFGYDLDLMDFADITGDARPEVLIGGTIGASAGNGLGIFQWQEGTLKELASTGYHKLEILQPGKITGEYGPDDRALLAVWQKDTGTAMMVNVLRWVGVGFISAEDMYKAYFPKVVDYYLQQLKQMPNAPFLWYYLADAQQKVGRPEDAIKSIETGLEKGLAIQGEYYPPAYQFEMVRAKALNDLGEYEKAIGVFNNILKAQARIPKPGEGNQPEEPAFLKKVRAQAYLNLGRSYEGLKQYDKARENYQKSKDISKSLYKEGTDDQILAMMPADKALRRLKGIKGFEKLSVYLSSLSPEERWQKLNELEKWGSEQNIAVKSLQAEDQDGGFPQTVLVDFSTDSKFVGGYADGHAIFWWDKDKFHSQVFYSADEDAHGFSPSFMVINARLSPGSDNTVEMGVVYDAASGGSGSPVPVYKVLRLEDDGRWWIVWSSPRTGWYNSHGKLTFAGHGIAEVILEGDSWYCGDGRDNIFHESNAGPHRHFQSTWERQGDGYVLKEKKTIPTAYNTLVEFIYALSTGDGEAEKWVTDKALVEKAKQMKLVQNPLGQNWMLDFKDPVAERQGPLKIIKDMSDPEKGVMINFIEKNGQYLISDIK, from the coding sequence ATGGAACTTAAAAAATTTACCGCACTGATAATTTCCGCGGGACTTATTGTCACAGGCTGTAGTATGCTGCCTTCACCGGGAAGCACCATAAAGGCGCCCCGGGTGGCCAGTGCCCAGGTGGAGGAAAAGGAAGATGCGGCGGCTATTGCCCAAAACTTCCTGCCGGCGGGAGCGAAGTTCTTTCCCCCCAGCAACCCCGATAAGGTTGGAGCTGTTCGAGAAAAGGACCTGGATGGCGACTTGCAGGATGAGATCGTGGCTACCTACAAGGTGGGAGATAATGCCAGTGATGTGGGGGCCATGGTCCTCAAGAAAAAAGAGGGGAAGTGGCAGAAAGTATGGGAGCAAAAGGGATTCGGATATGACCTGGATCTGATGGATTTTGCAGACATCACCGGGGATGCTAGACCTGAGGTTTTAATCGGCGGAACCATTGGAGCATCTGCAGGAAATGGCCTCGGCATCTTTCAGTGGCAGGAAGGTACCCTGAAAGAACTTGCTTCTACCGGATATCATAAGCTGGAGATTCTCCAACCGGGAAAAATTACCGGAGAGTATGGCCCCGATGATAGGGCGCTGCTGGCAGTATGGCAAAAGGACACCGGGACGGCCATGATGGTGAATGTGCTGCGCTGGGTTGGAGTTGGCTTTATTTCGGCTGAAGATATGTATAAAGCATATTTTCCAAAAGTAGTTGATTATTATCTGCAGCAATTAAAACAAATGCCCAATGCGCCCTTTTTATGGTATTATCTTGCCGATGCTCAGCAAAAGGTTGGCCGGCCCGAGGATGCGATAAAATCCATAGAAACGGGTCTTGAAAAGGGCCTTGCTATACAAGGCGAATATTACCCTCCGGCCTATCAATTTGAAATGGTAAGGGCCAAGGCCCTCAATGATTTGGGTGAATATGAAAAGGCCATAGGTGTTTTTAATAATATTTTAAAGGCACAGGCACGAATACCCAAACCCGGTGAAGGCAATCAGCCCGAGGAGCCGGCATTTCTTAAAAAAGTCAGGGCCCAGGCATACCTTAATCTGGGCAGAAGTTACGAGGGTTTGAAGCAGTATGATAAAGCCCGTGAAAATTATCAAAAATCAAAGGATATATCTAAAAGTCTTTATAAAGAAGGTACCGATGATCAGATCCTGGCTATGATGCCTGCCGACAAAGCCCTCCGGCGGTTAAAGGGTATCAAAGGCTTCGAAAAATTAAGTGTTTACTTATCGTCTTTGAGCCCTGAGGAAAGATGGCAAAAGTTAAATGAGCTTGAAAAATGGGGCAGCGAGCAAAATATAGCCGTAAAGTCACTGCAGGCCGAGGACCAGGATGGCGGCTTTCCCCAGACGGTGCTGGTGGACTTTTCCACAGACTCCAAGTTTGTGGGAGGTTATGCCGATGGCCACGCCATATTCTGGTGGGATAAAGATAAATTCCATTCCCAGGTGTTTTACTCCGCCGACGAGGATGCCCATGGATTTTCCCCGAGCTTTATGGTGATAAATGCCAGGCTTTCTCCCGGTTCGGACAACACCGTGGAGATGGGGGTAGTGTATGATGCGGCCTCCGGCGGCAGTGGCAGCCCCGTTCCGGTATATAAGGTTTTAAGGCTTGAGGATGACGGCAGATGGTGGATCGTATGGAGCTCCCCGAGGACGGGATGGTACAACAGCCATGGCAAATTGACCTTTGCAGGGCATGGCATCGCGGAGGTCATACTGGAAGGGGATTCCTGGTATTGCGGAGATGGCAGGGATAACATCTTCCATGAAAGCAACGCCGGCCCCCACAGACACTTCCAGAGCACCTGGGAGCGCCAGGGGGATGGATATGTATTAAAGGAAAAGAAGACCATACCCACGGCCTATAATACCCTGGTGGAATTCATATATGCTCTCAGCACCGGAGACGGCGAAGCGGAAAAATGGGTGACCGATAAAGCCTTAGTTGAAAAGGCAAAACAGATGAAGCTTGTGCAAAACCCCCTGGGTCAGAACTGGATGTTAGATTTTAAAGACCCCGTCGCTGAACGCCAGGGACCTTTAAAAATAATAAAAGACATGTCGGATCCGGAAAAAGGTGTGATGATAAACTTCATCGAGAAAAACGGACAGTATTTGATTTCCGACATAAAGTAA
- a CDS encoding nucleotidyltransferase domain-containing protein, which produces MGELIELDRLKLSRFVREKLEMFPEVVGAYFFGSVLEKMRPDSDIDVGIILQTGAIKSEKELDLLLAKLANALGNYEGHIFDIVSIGNVNNILAFKILKKGEPIYIKDEGKVTDMIEIVSRLYSENYPRYKEALKIILEG; this is translated from the coding sequence ATGGGTGAGCTTATCGAATTGGACCGATTAAAGCTTTCACGATTTGTTCGAGAAAAACTGGAAATGTTCCCGGAAGTGGTTGGGGCATATTTTTTTGGGTCTGTCCTGGAAAAAATGAGACCGGACAGTGACATTGATGTGGGAATCATTTTACAAACCGGCGCAATAAAAAGTGAAAAAGAACTGGACCTTTTACTTGCAAAATTGGCAAATGCGTTGGGTAATTATGAAGGCCACATTTTTGATATTGTATCGATAGGGAATGTAAACAATATTTTGGCGTTTAAGATATTAAAAAAAGGAGAACCCATATATATTAAAGATGAAGGCAAAGTCACCGATATGATAGAAATTGTGAGCCGTCTCTATTCTGAAAACTACCCTCGATATAAAGAAGCTCTTAAAATTATTTTGGAGGGATGA
- the hepT gene encoding type VII toxin-antitoxin system HepT family RNase toxin — protein sequence MTVDMDRIAVKISYIKEQISSIRELLKEKNKDEILADTWLLKGLKYSLQTAVEAMIDIIYHISAKHFNKAAEDAREGLSILLEHSVIDENSYTIYSSMIGFRNRVVHGYQQVTPERVYEIASKELVDFERFIEQILKFLRRE from the coding sequence ATGACGGTCGACATGGATAGGATTGCTGTAAAAATATCTTATATAAAGGAACAAATATCGTCGATCAGAGAATTATTAAAAGAAAAAAATAAAGATGAAATATTGGCGGACACCTGGCTTTTAAAGGGGTTAAAGTATTCATTGCAGACAGCAGTAGAAGCAATGATTGACATCATTTACCATATCAGCGCAAAACATTTTAATAAGGCTGCGGAGGATGCACGAGAGGGATTGAGTATACTTTTAGAGCATAGTGTCATTGATGAAAATAGTTATACCATATATAGCTCAATGATAGGATTTAGAAATCGGGTTGTACATGGATATCAGCAGGTAACCCCTGAACGGGTTTATGAAATAGCATCAAAGGAGCTTGTTGATTTTGAAAGGTTTATCGAACAAATCCTTAAGTTTTTGAGAAGAGAATAG
- a CDS encoding DUF72 domain-containing protein, giving the protein MTKLILIATSGYAYKDWKGKFYPEDIKEKDMLAFYSKVFPFTEVNSSYYSMPSSYMFYHMMKKTPEGFVFVVKAFGGMTHGGDLSDSTVDKFKEAIKPLADEKRLGCVLLQFPYSFHNNEKNRDYLKKFRDRMGDLPLAVEFRTVDWLTLDSIKLLRENKMAFVCVDEPPIKGLLPPVVVATGPIGYIRFHGRNSRKWYAHEKSYERYDYLYSEQELSEWVPKIRELSHKTELVFIAMNNHFNAQAVINAKQLLSLLETL; this is encoded by the coding sequence GTGACAAAATTGATACTTATAGCCACATCGGGTTATGCCTACAAGGACTGGAAGGGCAAGTTTTACCCGGAGGACATAAAAGAAAAGGATATGCTGGCCTTTTACAGCAAGGTGTTTCCCTTTACAGAAGTGAACTCCAGCTATTACAGCATGCCTTCAAGCTACATGTTCTATCATATGATGAAAAAGACTCCCGAGGGATTTGTCTTTGTGGTGAAAGCCTTTGGGGGGATGACTCACGGAGGAGACCTGAGTGATTCCACGGTAGATAAATTTAAAGAGGCTATAAAGCCCCTGGCGGATGAGAAGCGCCTGGGGTGCGTGCTGCTGCAGTTCCCCTACAGCTTTCACAACAACGAGAAAAACCGGGATTATTTGAAGAAGTTCCGGGACAGGATGGGGGATTTGCCTCTGGCGGTGGAGTTTCGAACCGTCGACTGGCTGACGCTGGATTCCATAAAGCTTTTGCGGGAAAATAAAATGGCTTTTGTGTGTGTGGATGAGCCGCCCATAAAGGGCCTCCTGCCGCCGGTGGTGGTAGCCACGGGCCCCATAGGGTATATCCGGTTTCACGGCCGGAACAGCCGGAAATGGTACGCCCATGAAAAATCCTATGAACGTTATGATTATTTATATTCCGAGCAAGAGCTTTCGGAGTGGGTACCCAAAATCCGGGAGCTTTCCCATAAGACCGAATTGGTGTTTATCGCCATGAACAATCATTTCAATGCCCAGGCGGTAATCAATGCCAAACAGCTTCTCAGCCTGCTGGAGACACTTTAA